The stretch of DNA AATCCCAATACATAGTGGCAGTGCAATTAAAAATATTATAAACCCGGAAACAATGTCTGTCTTCCAATTTTCTTTTAAACCTTTTATGCCGTCTAAAGGCGATTGAATTGCCTTATCTTTCATGTTTTCTCTCCTTTAATTCTTGAAATCTTTTATAAAATTTTATTTGAAATGAAAATTTGATTCTTCCCATCAGTAACCTATAAGCACTAACAGACACATCCGGTCTTGGAGGATCGCCGGCGATGAACAAATCCGGCTCACAAGGTCTTTCGCCTAACGTAAAAACTCCTCCACTGATTGCTTCTGTCCCACAAGCAATTAACGCCTTTGGTTTTGGCATAACATTCCATGCTATAGAGAGAGGTTCTTTCATATTTTCACTAATAGGTCCGGTATATACAATCGCATCCGCGTGTTTAGGAGAAGCTACATTTTTTACTCCTTCACTCTCACTATCAAATACATTATTAAAACTAGCACCTATCTCACATTCTCCACAGTTGTTTCCACCTGCTGCAATTTCTCGAAAATTAAATCCTTTTCTTTTTGTGAGTTTTCTGAAATTTTCTACGTTAGGCGAAATAGGATATTCTTTGGGTGTAAAATTTCCATTTTTATATCGGATAACAAATTCTTCTCTGTTCAATGCAAACACATTCACAAAGCCTGAATTCTCCAATTTCTCTTTTTCGCAAATCTCTACACATAGACCGCATTGAGTACAAGCTCCGTAATCGAATTGAATTTCTGTTTCAGACACGATCTGAATTGCCTTAGTCGGGCAATACCTTTCACAAGATTTACAAGCAAAACAATCTTCACTATTTCCAAGACCAATTGGGGCAGGAATTCCTTTAGAACTTGGATTTGTGTCTGAAATTTTTCTGTAGTTTAAAGTTTTATATTTGCATAAAAGATTGAATAATTCATAAAAGAATATCATAGATCAACACCTACATAACTTAAATTAAACGATTTGTTATTTAAAGGAAAATCCATAACCAATTCTCCTTGGATTGCAAGCTCCAAAGCTCGCCAATTTAGAACTGATGGATCGCGGATATAACTCGAAAGTATTTTCCCATGGGAGTCAATATCCAACGCCACAAGCACAGGTCCTCGCCAACCTTCTACCGAAGAAAAATATACGTCTGGTTTTGCCTGCTTGTATTTTTGAACGCTAAATTCTCCTGATGTTCTATCGCTCAACTGAATTTGCGGGATAGAGTTTCTCAACCATTCTACGCTATTTTTTAATTCGATATACCTGAGGTAAAACCTTGACCAAGCATCTCCTCTTAAATTTTTATCTTCTATTTCTATAGCAATTGGTTTAGAAAACATTCCGTAGATCGGGTTTGAAAATCTCATGTCCTGATTAGCTCCTGTACACCTTGCAGTCATTCCAACAAAGGAATTTCTATGTACTTGGATTTTTGAAACAACTCCACAACCT from Leptospiraceae bacterium encodes:
- a CDS encoding 4Fe-4S dicluster domain-containing protein, giving the protein MIFFYELFNLLCKYKTLNYRKISDTNPSSKGIPAPIGLGNSEDCFACKSCERYCPTKAIQIVSETEIQFDYGACTQCGLCVEICEKEKLENSGFVNVFALNREEFVIRYKNGNFTPKEYPISPNVENFRKLTKRKGFNFREIAAGGNNCGECEIGASFNNVFDSESEGVKNVASPKHADAIVYTGPISENMKEPLSIAWNVMPKPKALIACGTEAISGGVFTLGERPCEPDLFIAGDPPRPDVSVSAYRLLMGRIKFSFQIKFYKRFQELKERKHER